In one Brevibacillus choshinensis genomic region, the following are encoded:
- a CDS encoding YfcC family protein — MPQNNQDQSARRKRGINVFVLLFGVLLVATILTHVVPAGEYARVEVDGRSVVDPQSFQQREASPVTFFQLFSAIHTGLVDAGEIIFFVLIIGGTFGVLTATGAVDAFIRSLSRKLGNKEKWLIPIMMLFFAFAGAFTGMAEETLAYIPILVPLAVSLGFDVITGTAIVLVGASIGFTTAIMNPFTVGIAQGIAQLPIFSGIGYRIGLFVIMYLVSVGFIYRYAMKVKKNRSLGFYGEGAATIETTDTAKAQPLSRTHKLVLICFLLNFVALIYGVLEFKWYITEISALFVILAIVITLISRMSPDQLIESFMKGAAGMLTGALIIGLSRATLVVLGEGHIIDTLLYHASGLLDEIPPVLSAAGMYILQFLIHFVVPSGSGQAALTMPIMAPLADLVGVTRQTAVLSFSLADGIGNIIFPTSGYFMAGLALAGIPWIRWAKWILPLILTQFGIGLVAVILANLMHYGPF; from the coding sequence GTGCCTCAAAACAACCAGGATCAATCAGCAAGACGCAAGAGAGGAATTAATGTTTTTGTGCTTTTGTTTGGCGTATTGCTCGTAGCGACGATTCTCACACACGTCGTACCGGCGGGAGAGTATGCGCGCGTCGAAGTAGATGGAAGAAGTGTCGTCGATCCACAATCCTTTCAACAACGGGAAGCGTCACCCGTAACGTTCTTTCAATTGTTTAGCGCGATCCACACTGGACTAGTGGATGCAGGTGAAATCATTTTCTTCGTATTAATCATCGGTGGTACGTTTGGAGTGTTGACGGCAACAGGCGCAGTGGATGCGTTCATCCGGTCCTTGTCGCGCAAGCTCGGGAACAAGGAAAAATGGCTCATTCCCATCATGATGCTGTTCTTTGCTTTTGCAGGAGCATTTACTGGCATGGCGGAGGAAACATTGGCGTACATCCCGATCCTGGTGCCTTTGGCGGTCTCCCTCGGATTTGATGTGATCACCGGAACGGCCATTGTCCTCGTGGGAGCGTCGATCGGTTTTACGACAGCAATCATGAATCCGTTTACAGTAGGAATCGCCCAAGGGATAGCGCAACTGCCCATTTTTTCAGGAATTGGCTATCGGATCGGCTTGTTTGTCATCATGTACCTTGTCTCGGTAGGGTTCATCTATCGGTATGCGATGAAGGTCAAAAAGAATCGCTCGCTCGGATTTTACGGGGAAGGCGCGGCGACAATCGAGACAACAGATACGGCGAAAGCACAGCCGTTATCTCGCACGCACAAACTCGTGCTGATCTGCTTCCTTCTCAATTTTGTCGCCCTGATCTACGGGGTGCTTGAATTTAAGTGGTACATTACCGAGATTTCTGCCCTGTTTGTCATATTGGCCATCGTCATTACGCTCATCTCCCGGATGTCCCCTGATCAGCTGATCGAGTCCTTCATGAAAGGGGCAGCGGGAATGCTCACGGGTGCGCTCATCATTGGGCTGTCGAGGGCTACGCTTGTCGTGTTGGGCGAAGGTCACATTATTGATACGCTGCTCTACCATGCTTCAGGGCTTTTGGATGAGATCCCGCCTGTCCTCAGTGCAGCGGGGATGTACATTTTGCAATTTTTGATCCACTTCGTCGTGCCGTCTGGAAGTGGACAAGCCGCGCTCACGATGCCGATTATGGCACCGCTGGCGGACCTCGTCGGGGTGACGAGGCAAACAGCGGTCTTATCCTTCTCACTGGCAGATGGTATCGGCAATATCATTTTCCCGACTTCCGGTTATTTCATGGCTGGATTGGCGCTCGCAGGCATCCCGTGGATTCGCTGGGCGAAGTGGATCTTGCCCCTGATTTTGACCCAGTTCGGGATCGGACTCGTGGCTGTCATCCTTGCCAATCTCATGCATTACGGACCATTTTGA
- a CDS encoding LysR family transcriptional regulator, whose protein sequence is MELRHLRTFHVVAECLNLTKAAEMLRYTQPTISLQIQALEKDIGHTLLNRVGKRTFLTPTGKLLKKHTDKLFQDLEELEQDLRRLEKPYGNLSIAAPEFYCSYYLSQLLSIYIKLHPQVQMKLLCYNSKETVKLVDSNKADLGIIAGTCNRPGIEEILIDQEDLVLVAHPLMVKSRGSAAELFEEYPFITYDIDGVIKECLDEIKCKPTSTIECGSEEAIKRAVMSQTGIALISDVIIDKEVKQGNLQVLHRFPNRLLTHLIYPKDQRDDSTVSSFIDVVLDVWPTFRA, encoded by the coding sequence ATGGAATTGCGCCATTTGAGGACATTCCATGTTGTTGCGGAGTGTCTCAATCTCACGAAAGCCGCAGAAATGCTGCGCTATACACAACCGACGATCAGCTTACAAATTCAGGCTTTGGAAAAGGACATCGGTCACACTCTGTTAAACAGGGTAGGAAAGAGGACCTTTTTGACGCCGACGGGTAAGCTGTTGAAAAAGCATACAGACAAGCTGTTTCAAGATTTGGAGGAGCTGGAGCAGGACTTGCGAAGACTGGAGAAGCCTTACGGAAATTTGAGTATTGCGGCTCCCGAGTTTTATTGCAGTTATTATTTGTCGCAGCTGTTGAGTATTTATATCAAGCTTCATCCGCAGGTTCAGATGAAGCTCCTCTGTTACAACAGCAAGGAAACGGTCAAGCTGGTAGATTCCAACAAAGCAGATCTCGGTATTATTGCGGGGACGTGCAATCGGCCGGGGATTGAGGAGATCTTGATTGATCAGGAGGATCTGGTGCTAGTCGCACATCCGTTGATGGTCAAATCACGAGGGAGTGCAGCGGAGCTTTTTGAAGAGTATCCCTTTATTACCTATGACATCGATGGCGTCATCAAAGAATGCCTGGATGAGATCAAGTGCAAGCCCACCTCCACGATTGAATGCGGGAGTGAGGAGGCGATTAAGCGAGCAGTGATGTCTCAAACGGGGATCGCTTTGATCAGTGACGTGATTATTGATAAAGAAGTGAAGCAGGGGAACTTGCAGGTACTGCATCGGTTTCCCAATCGACTATTGACCCATTTGATCTACCCAAAGGATCAGCGGGATGACAGCACGGTCAGCAGCTTTATCGATGTGGTGTTGGATGTGTGGCCTACGTTTCGTGCGTAA
- a CDS encoding M55 family metallopeptidase has product MKLFISADIEGVTGIVNWNEADIEKSFSKYFTEQMTKEVNAACEAALAAGVEDILVKDAHSTARNLDPSKLPEQVKILRGWTNNPYIMMAGLDSSFDGVFFIGYHSAGGKNGNPLAHTMNMRNEYVKINGEIASELTINAYTAAYTGVPVLLATGDKMICEDAQKLNPNIKTVSVSEGIGNASISIHPNLALQKIQEQVQAVLADDLSKYMVQLPETFHVEIAFREHYHAYSGSFYPGAKQTGHKTVAFETNDYMEVLRFLFFVL; this is encoded by the coding sequence ATGAAATTGTTTATCAGCGCCGACATCGAGGGCGTAACCGGTATCGTCAACTGGAACGAAGCCGACATCGAAAAGTCTTTCAGCAAATATTTCACCGAGCAAATGACCAAAGAAGTAAATGCGGCATGCGAAGCGGCACTCGCTGCTGGTGTGGAAGACATTTTAGTGAAGGACGCGCACAGCACCGCGAGAAACCTGGATCCATCGAAGCTGCCGGAGCAGGTGAAAATCTTGCGTGGCTGGACGAATAACCCTTACATCATGATGGCGGGGCTAGATTCCAGCTTTGATGGCGTATTCTTTATCGGCTACCACTCGGCTGGTGGAAAGAACGGAAATCCATTGGCCCATACCATGAACATGCGAAATGAATACGTGAAGATAAACGGAGAAATTGCCAGTGAATTGACCATCAATGCCTACACCGCTGCTTATACAGGCGTTCCTGTTCTGCTGGCAACGGGTGACAAGATGATCTGCGAGGATGCCCAAAAGCTCAATCCCAACATCAAGACTGTATCGGTGAGCGAGGGGATCGGCAACGCATCGATTTCGATCCATCCGAATCTGGCACTTCAAAAGATTCAGGAGCAGGTGCAGGCTGTCCTGGCAGATGACCTTTCCAAATACATGGTTCAACTACCTGAAACGTTCCATGTCGAAATCGCGTTCCGTGAGCACTACCATGCCTATAGCGGTTCCTTTTATCCAGGTGCGAAACAAACGGGCCACAAAACGGTCGCATTTGAAACGAACGATTATATGGAAGTACTGCGTTTCTTGTTCTTCGTTTTGTGA
- a CDS encoding gamma-glutamyl-gamma-aminobutyrate hydrolase family protein, translating into MKPIIGVTTFLSESSKYSSVSKNYTDSIYAAGGLPVNIPIVANETNYEDYIDMVDGILFTGGNDIAPYFYGENPVKELHSMSSIRDEYELSLFKNAYEKNVPIFGICRGIQLINVALEGSLYQDIYSQVPGTLGHYPEHTASDEFYHSVQIKKDTQLYEIFGTERIFTNSFHHQSVKALGKNLVATAYSEDGIVEAVESTEDRFLLGVQWHPECMTKRHPMFLKLFHQFVQASLAYKQREVSV; encoded by the coding sequence ATGAAACCGATTATTGGAGTGACCACATTCCTGTCCGAGTCGTCCAAGTACAGCTCGGTGAGCAAAAATTATACGGATTCGATCTACGCGGCAGGAGGACTGCCCGTCAACATTCCCATCGTTGCCAATGAAACGAATTACGAAGATTACATAGACATGGTAGACGGGATTCTCTTTACAGGTGGGAACGATATCGCCCCTTATTTTTATGGCGAGAATCCGGTAAAGGAACTGCATTCGATGTCCTCGATCCGGGATGAGTATGAATTGTCTCTGTTTAAAAATGCGTATGAGAAAAACGTGCCCATTTTTGGCATTTGCCGCGGAATCCAATTGATCAACGTCGCGCTGGAGGGAAGTCTCTATCAGGACATTTACAGTCAAGTTCCTGGCACACTGGGACACTATCCGGAGCACACCGCATCTGACGAATTCTATCATTCCGTGCAGATCAAGAAAGACACTCAACTCTATGAGATTTTTGGCACAGAGCGGATCTTCACGAATTCCTTTCACCACCAATCAGTCAAAGCTCTCGGGAAAAATCTCGTAGCGACAGCGTATTCCGAGGATGGTATCGTAGAGGCAGTAGAGAGCACAGAAGATCGATTCTTGCTGGGGGTCCAATGGCACCCGGAGTGTATGACCAAGCGTCATCCGATGTTCCTGAAGCTGTTTCATCAATTTGTTCAGGCATCACTTGCGTACAAACAAAGGGAGGTATCTGTATGA
- a CDS encoding peptide ABC transporter substrate-binding protein yields the protein MKKRMGLVLAALLAITSVTAGCSSSTTAPQGQPNQGQTAPKAEGEKPAVEQKIVYALSKEPEEMDPTLNVYARSSIVLQNLFRGLYKIDESGKKPVPSLAESSELDATGTKYTFKINKNAKWSDGKPVTAQDFEYSWKRVLNPEVASGAAFYLYYLKNGKAYNEKKAKAEDVGVKAVDESTLEVTLENPTPYFLELLCVTAYYPVRKDAVEKEGWTKSPETYLTTGPFMLSELKPKEKYVLKKNPNYLEADKVKLDTLEIVFIESSEAELAAYTNDEIQVSDNMTPEGMKRYESTPEFFSIPRIGMQYFDFNASKKPFDDAKVRKAFSMAINREQIIKSIVQSVEKPAFGMVPYGIPDGVQKDKDYRDVVGNLFTENVDEAKKLLAEAGYPDGKGIPEVTMIVMASQSDKDIAQALQSMWKQNLGVDVNIETFESKVYWDEIENGNFNIASDGWTGDYPDPMTNLDIFEGVNTSDDMRWSSKEYDSLLEENRKISDQAKRMENFVKAEKILVDEMPLMPLRFYEDQFLAKPNVKGVLKNYIGHTIFEYAHVE from the coding sequence ATGAAAAAGAGGATGGGCTTGGTGCTCGCAGCACTCTTGGCGATCACATCCGTGACTGCTGGATGTAGCAGTTCCACAACGGCACCACAAGGTCAGCCGAACCAGGGACAGACCGCTCCAAAAGCTGAAGGGGAAAAGCCGGCAGTGGAGCAAAAGATCGTGTATGCATTAAGCAAGGAACCGGAGGAAATGGATCCAACGTTAAACGTGTATGCACGTTCCTCCATTGTGCTGCAAAACTTGTTCAGAGGCCTTTATAAAATCGATGAATCTGGGAAAAAGCCTGTTCCGTCCTTAGCAGAAAGCTCTGAATTGGATGCGACAGGAACCAAGTACACCTTTAAAATCAACAAAAACGCCAAGTGGTCCGATGGAAAGCCAGTAACTGCTCAAGACTTTGAGTACTCCTGGAAGCGCGTGTTGAACCCTGAAGTTGCTTCAGGTGCAGCTTTCTATCTGTACTACCTCAAAAACGGAAAAGCTTACAACGAGAAAAAAGCAAAAGCAGAAGACGTAGGCGTAAAAGCTGTAGACGAAAGCACACTCGAAGTGACGCTGGAGAATCCAACGCCATACTTCCTGGAGCTGCTGTGCGTCACGGCGTATTATCCTGTACGAAAAGATGCCGTGGAAAAAGAAGGCTGGACCAAATCTCCTGAGACCTATCTGACGACCGGTCCATTCATGCTCAGTGAATTGAAGCCAAAAGAAAAATATGTCCTGAAGAAAAATCCTAACTATTTGGAAGCGGACAAAGTGAAACTGGATACGCTGGAAATCGTGTTCATCGAATCCAGTGAGGCAGAGCTGGCGGCTTACACCAACGATGAAATTCAAGTTTCCGATAACATGACCCCTGAGGGAATGAAGCGATACGAGAGTACGCCAGAGTTCTTCTCGATTCCGCGTATCGGGATGCAGTATTTTGATTTCAACGCATCCAAAAAACCTTTTGACGATGCCAAAGTACGTAAGGCATTTAGCATGGCGATCAACCGTGAACAAATCATCAAGAGCATTGTCCAATCCGTAGAAAAACCTGCGTTTGGTATGGTCCCATATGGTATTCCAGATGGTGTGCAAAAAGACAAGGACTATCGCGATGTAGTCGGCAACCTGTTTACGGAAAACGTCGATGAAGCGAAAAAACTGTTAGCCGAAGCAGGCTATCCGGATGGCAAAGGAATTCCAGAGGTCACGATGATCGTCATGGCAAGCCAATCGGATAAAGATATCGCGCAAGCCCTGCAAAGTATGTGGAAACAAAATCTGGGTGTAGATGTGAACATTGAAACGTTTGAATCGAAAGTCTATTGGGATGAGATCGAGAATGGAAACTTTAACATCGCATCCGATGGTTGGACAGGTGACTATCCAGACCCAATGACGAACCTCGATATTTTTGAGGGTGTCAACACCTCTGATGACATGCGTTGGAGTAGTAAAGAGTACGATAGCTTGCTAGAGGAGAACCGCAAAATCTCCGATCAGGCGAAGCGTATGGAGAACTTTGTGAAGGCTGAGAAAATCTTGGTGGATGAAATGCCATTGATGCCACTGCGCTTCTACGAGGATCAATTCCTGGCGAAGCCAAATGTCAAAGGTGTTCTGAAAAACTACATCGGCCATACCATCTTTGAATACGCGCACGTAGAATAA
- a CDS encoding ABC transporter ATP-binding protein produces MGEAKQGLVEVRNVKKYFEVHKSFLGRNSTMLKAVDDVSFSIMKGETFGLVGESGCGKTTIGRTLLKLYEPTSGDILYDGQSISGLNHKEMLPYRKKMQMIFQDPYASLDPRMTIAEIVGDPLVVHNIYQGKDRRDRVKELIELVGLKADHLNRYPHEFSGGQRQRIGIARALAVEPEFIVCDEPISALDVSIQAQVVNMLEELQERFGLTYLFVSHDLSMVRHISHKVGVMYLGSLVEYAEVNELYTNMQHPYTRALLSAVPIADPDTAERSERIHLQGDVPSPLNPPSGCAFRTRCAYAMSKCAEEKPGLRDMGNGHVVACHLID; encoded by the coding sequence ATGGGGGAAGCCAAGCAAGGACTGGTAGAGGTACGGAATGTAAAGAAGTACTTTGAAGTGCACAAAAGCTTTTTGGGCCGAAATTCCACGATGTTAAAAGCAGTAGACGACGTCAGCTTTAGCATCATGAAAGGGGAAACCTTTGGTCTCGTTGGGGAGTCCGGTTGTGGCAAAACGACCATCGGGAGAACGCTGTTGAAGCTGTATGAACCAACATCCGGTGACATTTTGTACGACGGGCAGTCGATCAGTGGACTGAACCACAAAGAGATGCTGCCCTATCGCAAGAAAATGCAGATGATTTTTCAAGACCCTTACGCATCGTTGGACCCTCGGATGACGATAGCAGAGATCGTGGGTGATCCGCTGGTGGTACATAACATTTACCAGGGGAAGGATCGAAGGGATCGCGTCAAAGAACTGATCGAGCTGGTAGGCCTAAAAGCAGATCACCTCAACCGCTACCCGCATGAATTTTCCGGTGGCCAGCGCCAGCGGATCGGGATTGCTCGAGCCTTGGCCGTCGAGCCCGAATTCATCGTTTGTGATGAGCCGATTTCCGCGCTGGACGTGTCCATCCAGGCGCAAGTGGTCAATATGCTTGAGGAGCTTCAGGAGCGCTTTGGCCTAACCTACTTATTTGTATCCCACGACTTATCGATGGTCAGACATATCTCTCACAAAGTAGGCGTCATGTACCTGGGGAGTCTGGTGGAGTATGCAGAGGTCAATGAGCTTTATACGAACATGCAGCATCCCTATACTCGAGCTCTGCTGTCTGCCGTGCCTATTGCTGATCCGGATACAGCCGAGCGAAGCGAACGGATTCACTTGCAGGGCGATGTGCCGAGTCCGTTGAATCCGCCGAGCGGCTGTGCATTTCGGACGCGCTGCGCCTATGCGATGAGCAAGTGTGCGGAGGAGAAGCCCGGCTTGCGGGATATGGGGAATGGACACGTCGTGGCGTGCCATTTGATCGATTGA
- a CDS encoding ABC transporter ATP-binding protein has protein sequence MKLLDVQNLKTTFHIEAGQVQAVRGISFHVNKGESIGIVGESGSGKSVSMLSLLKLLPQNAKLEADSVMFDGTELVNTDQKAMRKMLGNDIGMIFQDPMTSLNPLFTVGEQIMEPLRIHQKLSKEEARKKAIEILKMVEIPSPERRLKQYPHEFSGGMRQRVMIAIALSCSPKLLIADEPTTALDVTIQAQILDLMRDLRNKLNVSIVMITHDLGVIANMCNRIVVMYGGTIVEQGTTREIFYEPKHPYTWGLLRSIPQFSEGEKQKLISIPGSPPDLLRPPAGCAFTARCPYAMKICEKLPPQQVSLSETHLAACWLMHPKAAPHAKEVIS, from the coding sequence GTGAAATTACTCGATGTGCAGAATCTGAAGACGACCTTTCATATAGAAGCTGGGCAGGTACAGGCGGTCCGAGGTATTTCCTTTCACGTGAACAAAGGAGAATCAATCGGGATCGTAGGAGAGTCTGGTTCAGGTAAAAGCGTGTCCATGCTCTCTCTTTTGAAGCTGCTCCCGCAAAATGCCAAGCTCGAAGCGGACAGTGTCATGTTCGATGGGACGGAGCTCGTAAACACAGATCAAAAAGCGATGAGAAAAATGCTGGGGAACGACATCGGCATGATTTTTCAGGATCCGATGACATCCCTGAATCCGCTCTTTACGGTGGGCGAGCAGATCATGGAGCCGCTCAGAATTCACCAAAAGCTATCCAAGGAAGAAGCGCGAAAGAAAGCGATTGAGATTTTGAAGATGGTTGAAATCCCGAGTCCGGAGAGAAGGCTGAAGCAGTATCCTCATGAGTTTTCCGGGGGAATGAGGCAACGGGTGATGATCGCGATCGCTCTGTCCTGTTCTCCCAAGCTGCTGATTGCGGATGAGCCGACTACAGCGCTGGATGTGACTATTCAGGCGCAGATTCTCGACCTCATGCGCGATCTTCGAAACAAACTGAATGTCTCCATCGTGATGATTACCCATGACCTCGGTGTGATCGCCAATATGTGCAACCGAATCGTTGTCATGTACGGTGGCACGATCGTCGAGCAGGGGACGACGCGTGAAATCTTTTATGAGCCCAAGCACCCGTACACTTGGGGATTGCTCCGGTCGATTCCGCAATTTTCGGAGGGAGAAAAGCAAAAGCTCATTTCCATCCCGGGCAGTCCTCCAGATTTGCTGAGACCCCCGGCAGGCTGTGCATTTACCGCGAGATGTCCTTATGCCATGAAAATCTGTGAGAAGCTTCCTCCTCAGCAGGTATCTTTGTCTGAAACTCATCTGGCAGCGTGCTGGCTCATGCATCCGAAAGCTGCGCCACATGCGAAAGAGGTGATCAGTTAA